The region CGTTTCTGTTTCCGCAGGGTATGGGTGGCCGAAGAAACGGCCTTTATTACTCCGGCAGAACTGGAACCGGTTCTTGCCTATTTGGCCGGCCATCCTGAAATCCGGGAAATACTTCTGTCCGGCGGCGACCCCTTAACCGCTTCCGATGAACAGCTGGAATGGCTTTTCCACGACCTGCGAACAGTAAAACTGTTGCCCATCCGCATCTGTACCCGGCTCCCCATCACGGTCCCTGCCCGGATCAAGCCGGAGCTTGTCAATCTGCTCAGCCGCTTTCAGCCCCTCCGCATGGCGGTCCACATCAACCACCCACTGGAGCTATCCCCGGAAAGCCGCCGCGCTCTAAGGGCCATTATGGAAACGGGTATCCCCATTCTGGTCCAGACCGTGCTCCTCAAGGGCGTCAACGACAATGCAGAAACACTGATCACCCTTTTTCGGGAATGCCGGGAACTGGGACTCATCCCCTACTACCTCTTCCAGCTCGACCTTGCGCCCGGAACCGCCCAGTTCCGTGTCCCCCTCAAGCAGGGGCTTGGTCTGTACCGGGAAATAAAGACCAAACTTGAAGCATCCCTGCTCCCGGCCTACGCGGTGGATCTCCCCGGCGGCGGCGGAAAAATCCGTCTTTCCGAGGAAAGCATAACCGGGGAAGAGGAGCGG is a window of Treponema primitia ZAS-1 DNA encoding:
- a CDS encoding KamA family radical SAM protein, with amino-acid sequence MELITDIDHLPPALAASVSSEEAAFMKGRRGLPFAVSPHFASLAGPASDDPIRRQFMPDPKEAQDTPFALEDPLGEVCHRVVPRLIHQYQDRALLKTTARCGGFCRFCFRRVWVAEETAFITPAELEPVLAYLAGHPEIREILLSGGDPLTASDEQLEWLFHDLRTVKLLPIRICTRLPITVPARIKPELVNLLSRFQPLRMAVHINHPLELSPESRRALRAIMETGIPILVQTVLLKGVNDNAETLITLFRECRELGLIPYYLFQLDLAPGTAQFRVPLKQGLGLYREIKTKLEASLLPAYAVDLPGGGGKIRLSEESITGEEERTMGRVYLLKDKNGKLWPYPID